atattgtctctcctcattcttcctccttctcccactccgagttccaggctgcaggcagcAGTGGCTCGAtgcgcctgaaatgttaactctgtttctctcttcacagatgctgcctgacctgctgaatatttccagtattttctccttttatttcagatttccagcatccacagtattttgcttttgttttactgcaagcattgctcacagaactgagtcaaGAAACACAGACGGACCAATTAAGATCCTGTTTGTATCGCtgtgggtgttggatgtggaagttAGTTCCGAATGTCTCTATTGGTCTTttttgttccattagtttgagctgGAGTGGGGATGGAGGAGCAACTGCTGGCTTTACACCtgagtacttttgagcccagtgGAGTCCAACAATTTTCATAGTGAGGTTGTCAAGGGAAATCgattccaggggagatgaggttgctGAACAGACACCAACCACTCATTGTAAAAGAGTATTATTTCGgtaacaagtatttctgtagaGGTTTTTAATCCAGTTTACATATACACATGTTGTTacttcattcctgggatatgggcatcagTAGCCAGAATGCGTATATTACCAATCtccagttgcccattgagaaggtgatggtgggccttcatcttgaaccactgtagtctgtgtggtgaaggtgcttccacaatggtgttagggaaggagttacaggattttcacccagtgatgatgaaggaatggtgataaatgtccaagttaacatcaacttTGTATTTATGTcacgcctttaatgcaataaaatgtttcaaggtgtttcacaggagtgcttATAAAGtaacagggtggcgcagtggttagcaccgcagatctcacagctcaagggatctgggttcaattatgggtactgcctgtgcggagtttgcaagttctccctgtgactgcgtgggttttcgctgggtactcccgtttcctcccacagccaaagacttgcaagtgataggtaaattggccattgtaaattgcccctcatgtaggtaggtgacagggaatatgggattactgtagtgttagtataaatgggtggttgttggtcagcacagactccgtgggccgaagggcctgtttcagtgctgtatctctaaataaaataaataacatttgacactgagccacatgaggatatattagggcagatgaccaaaagttttaagaagtgtctggAGCATGGAAGGTGAGGTAAAGAGGCGGAGAGGatcagggagggatttccaaagcttatggccttggcagctgaaggcatggccaccagtgatggagcaatgaaaatcggggatgctcaagatgccagaattaggtgAGCTCTgagcgttgtggggctggaggagattatagagatggtgaGGGGTGaggatatggagggatttgaaagcaaggatgaggattttaaaattgaggtgctgcttaactgggagtctgtgtaggtcagtgagcacagtggtgatgggtgaacaggactgggttcgaggtaggacacaggcagcagagttttggatgatctcaagtttacagagggtagaatgtgggaggccggccaggagtgtgttagaatagtcaaggtgagaggtaacaaatacatggatgtaagtttcagaggcagatgagctgagacagtggtgaagtctggtgatgttactgaggtggaaataggtggtctgagtgatggtgctgatatgcagtcggaggctcatctcggagtcaaatatgacaccaaaattatgaatggtctggtttagcctctgacagttgccagggaaagggattgagttggtggctagggagtggagtttgtagcagaaactgaagacaatagcttcagacttcccaatatttaattggatgaaatttctgttcttccagtactggatgtcagacaagtcaggatggtgtgtgacttggaggggaacttggtgttcacatacacctgctccGCTGGTCCgtctagatgatggaagttgagggtgtgggaggttctgtcaaagttctggtcgagttgtagatatataaaatccctctcctctccctctccctcccacctctctctctctctctcctcccatagaGAGccgagtcttgtgtaggtccagactgggtggcaggggttcctttccctgaaggacattagtgaaccagttggggttgtacgtcaaaacagcagctttcatggtcactttttcctcgtACCGTCCCCAAAATgttccagattcattcagctccatttcccaacctgcctttgtgtttttgtgggttctctcacacttttttttttctttttaaaatccaTTTCACAGGGTTTTGGAAGGAGAGGAATTGCAGTCGTGAAATGCAAAAAAACATCAGATCAGGATCTGGAGGAGTCACCCAATTTATCGTAACCTGAATATCACCAGATTTTGAACGTGGAAAGAAAAAGCAGCGATCAGAGTGGAGAGAAACTgaacacatgttctgtgtgtggacgaggtttcagctgATTATCGGACCTGTTGAagcacaagtgcagtcacactgggaagaaactgtacacatgttctgtgtgtggacgaggttttagCTGATTATCGGAcctgttgaaacacaagtgcagtcacactgggaagaaactgtacacatgttctgtgtgtggacgaggttttagCTGATTATCGGAcctgttgaaacacaagtgcagtcacactgggaagaaactgtacacatgttctgtgtgtggacgaggtttcagccgatTATCGGAcctgttgaaacacaagtgcagtcacactgggaagaaactgtacacatgttctgtgtgtggacgaggtttcagccgatTATCGGAcctgttgaaacacaagtgcagtcacactgggaagaaaccatgtaaatatggggattGTGGAAAGGGATTCAATTATTTAGTTGAGCTGGAAGCTCATCCACGCAGTCACActctggagaggctgttcacctgcaccGAGTGTGAGCAGGGATTCACTCAAGCATCCTACCTgctgacacatcagcgagttcacactggggagagacttttaaatgtccattctgtgggaattgctataaatgttctactgaactgatgtcccatcaatgTGTTCACACTGACAGGAAaccgttcaggtgctctcactgcgggactgggttcagacgattccacactctcactgtacaccagcgcattcacactggggagaggccgttcacctgcacggaatgtgggaagggattcactcagttacccATGCTGTTGACACACCAGCGCGTtcgcactggggagaggccattcacctgcatagAGTGTGGGATGGGATTCAGTACTTCATCCAGCATTCTGAgaaaccagcgagttcacactggggagaggccattcacttgctttgagtgtgggaagggattcactcagtcatcccagctactggcacaccagcgagttcacactggggagaggccattcacctgcacagagtgtgggaagggattcgctacTTCttctgatctgctgaaacaccagcgaattcacacagcGGAGAAACCATTCAACTGCACAGAATGTGGCAAAGGATTCACTACTACTTctgaccttctgacacaccagcgagttcacactgggaagaagctgttcacctgctcagagtgttggaagggattcactcagtcctcCAACCTTCAGAAACACCagggagttcacactggggagcggccattcacctgcacagagtgtgggaagggattcactcagtcctcCAACCTTCAGAAACGCCAGGGAGTTCACACAAGGGATCGGTCATTCACTTGTTCTGACTGTGTGAAGGGATTTACTACTTCATCCTATCtgttgagacaccagcgagttcacaagtaactcgggGATGAGAAATTTTCATCAAATATCAGATTTCCGACATTGATGTTtcggaaatccaccattggcttctcccCTTCTGACCTGAACTAAAAGACCGGCTTTGAAAGAAATTGCAGCTGCTCGGCGATTTTATTTTTACCTTTTTATGTCACCTTTATTTTTTATAGTCTTCCACCTTGGTGGAAATGAATTTCAAacaggaaagcaagtgggtggaactgcaaactccttcacaacttcagtgtgtcagtcttctgtaaatagacaaaaaggagatgtgtgtatacacagaccaattcccaatgtttatttttgccttcatgggatatcttagcagagaccacctgagaactgacacagctcatttgacatggtttaaaattaatggtgcaggatcagtagctggcaagtcgctggtctgcagcaaaaacattggtctgtcaataggaatttgaaacttgcttccatttacacagcagtgtgtgtctgaaataatttctgaaaactctgcacatactggttactgaatgtgaatatcctgcagtgaacatgaactgtataaacttaatatgtcctgtgctttgcagcaactgaagtgatctggaatttccacttatcggtttgctcaggtgtatggctgaattccattcattgttcacctccattttcactgtctactgacccagtcacactgtaaaccttgagtcagtgtgaagctgtcttttacaccatAGTGATGGAACACAAGGaatataactctggccatctttcttcaatgtgtgttttggcattgcttaagattatctggaaaagagtGTCTTGCACCACTAGTGCTGTGTATTGGTTACAGTgaaactatcctgtgagctctctgcagtcactataaatggtcactgggtttctCAGGCTGATGGCACAGTACTCTGTACATGCTGTctttctccaagccaacacaatagttatgattttcagctcaccttgctgttaaatgcagctgtcactgaaccaattgatgcagtagaacaggagccagaagtgttcatcactgttgggatatacagctgtctattggacctgctgcattgtcacagggccttTACCAAACATTTGAGCttgatttggggatgatgcaacagaacctcaaacttgttactgttgaggttgttgtcggctgtccctcgatttgagGATGACATCCACTcaaagtttctgccatgggtcttcaggtcactgaatAGGCCGATTcatgacctgcagatctttgggcacatggggcaggatgtcccaccaggTATTGGGACCTGGAGTGCAGGGATTGCTTCCTGGaggtacaacactagtctcattacttcTCCACTGTCACCAGCAAGATCTGGGACACTTTTTACATTGCATAATATCTGGACCATTTGAAAAGGAAAATCACATTTTTCATTCGTTTTCATTATTATAATCAGATCTGCATGgcaaacaagattattttagtttCGAATCATTATAATGTGACTAATTATGTTATAAAATCTACCATGAgtcatgatatttaaaaacaagcaaTTCTATCTATAGAGGCACCACATTTGCTAAAGTTAATAAGGTTATTTGCCTCTTTTGTGCTTGAAGGTAACTAATTGTCTAAAAGAAAATTGGATcaggagtatcacatgctcctaacagaatgtttagtttagtttagagatacagcactgaaacaggccattcggtccaccgagtctgtgctgaccatcaaccacccatttatactaatcctacactaatccccctcCCTGTGTTCTACActgacatcatccttctccatagtgaacacagatgaaaagtaatcatttcaaacctcacctacatcctccggctccacacacagattgtcactttggtcccgaatgggccctactctttccctggttatcctcttgaccttaatatacttataaaacgccatgGGATGTTCCTTTAGCTTGGccaccagtgatttttcatgccccctcttcactcttcgaattacttttttaagtaccccaccccctacactttctatactccacaaGCACctgcactgttttcagccctctgaatctgccataagcctccttttttcccccattatccaatcctctatatcccttgacatctagggttccctggacttgttggtcctacccttcaccttttggGAACATGTTGGCACTGAtctttcactatttccttttttattgactcacactggtctgatttagactttcccacaaggagctgctcccagtccactttggccagatcctgttttatcatattgaaatcggccttcccccaattcagtacctttatttctggtccttcTTTGTCCGTTTGTttgttataattcctgaataatgtttgtgttttaggcagtgagatgtattttgatgtttaaatgcaatgtacagcagccattttaactcattttagagtcatggagtcatttacagcatagaaggaggtcatttgtttagtttctgattgtggatttctctctgtgtgtctctctctttctccctatctttctctctgaatgagagaagtgggagagagagagaaatagagaaaggagagagtgagggaaacagtgGACTGTCATCCTTTCACCtgtaaaagatgatggacatgcagcaaacaatctatttaggtgatttatcttctcttggttcacctttgctgatggctgtaaaagCCAACCGTTGAGACacaggctctgccacaagtgctgcacatgaagctgccaagtgatgctgtgagttgttgtgtttgacattggcgtctgttgccaagctgctgcagcaactggtcatcgtggtattgcacaccagtccacaggatgtgttgccatttccctctttcgtcagctagtgactcccaactgcgatagtcgacatttagggattTCTGGTCACACTTGCAaattccttgaagcggagctttgggcgcccactGGTCGCCTGGCCCCTGCTACCTGGGTTCTTGGGTAAGAAACCATCTTCCATCTTGTGgacttgtctgatccaccaaagccacctctgtttgattagtgccaacacacttgggagctctgcctttgagaggactgccacatttgtgattttgtcctgccaggatatacccataatgggccacagacagcaaagatggaaattattgagctacttttcctggtagctgtcaatCACCCATGTTttatagccatacagcaaggtgttgagaacacaggtcttataaaccattagcttggtcctaatggtcagcatgatgttatcccatgcattgacatgttacagctgctaaaaatctcctggagagagaaatgaaacattgatgagaacgaagcaaagacttcttaaaataaaagacacatcaatagcccagagctccttttctctgtcactcactaacattgacgatctctgcatcatttacacatcccccactataaacccagagactgtaaagtgggaacagatttaaaatgtgagagggacgattaggtgctgagatcttgtccattgtcatgttaatcctgggcccactgccctcccccagccacacctgctctttgttttctcaatgaaattgatccggatgaaactgacgagaacagctgccgatactttaatctccgatcctgctgtcttcacagtccagagtgtctgcagccacggcatgcggtaagtccattgaggtgaagaaggagctgcgggacccgagagaagtcctgtgaaaaggtgccccgaacacccaaaacatccacgaacggcccccccggccgcaacttcaaagcgcccgcgggagatggctcggagagcatctgcagcgcactgtcggcaatgctgcatgcctttatttaaaccactgcaaaaaaaaaaaaacccttaacaaatgtaatcacctctaagtctgccaaatgatgcttcacctcccgaaggacgtggatgagctttccggacgtcgatggtgggcactgaggaaatggcttattacctgcaccagattccaccccccctcccccccccctttaccccccttccacccccccccacccccgtccccttccctgctccaccctctcagctcaccccctcacaaccccgtcccagcccgcccccccctcgcaccatcttcaccccgcacccccttcccctgcaccccccccaccccctccc
This genomic window from Heterodontus francisci isolate sHetFra1 chromosome 34, sHetFra1.hap1, whole genome shotgun sequence contains:
- the LOC137349358 gene encoding zinc finger protein 436-like; this translates as MSHQCVHTDRKPFRCSHCGTGFRRFHTLTVHQRIHTGERPFTCTECGKGFTQLPMLLTHQRVRTGERPFTCIECGMGFSTSSSILRNQRVHTGERPFTCFECGKGFTQSSQLLAHQRVHTGERPFTCTECGKGFATSSDLLKHQRIHTAEKPFNCTECGKGFTTTSDLLTHQRVHTGKKLFTCSECWKGFTQSSNLQKHQGVHTGERPFTCTECGKGFTQSSNLQKRQGVHTRDRSFTCSDCVKGFTTSSYLLRHQRVHK